The following coding sequences are from one Seonamhaeicola sp. ML3 window:
- a CDS encoding sulfatase, which yields MKTIKLTIASLCFFVLSCGKITNNSPTSETVKTSQNLPERPNILWLVTEDMGAYIAPFGDTTVATPNLSRLADEGVIYPNLYSTSGVCAPSRAAIATGMYPSSIGANHMRTNSYTEVTGLPKYEAVPPSEVKMISELLRKEGYYCTNNLKTDYQFKHPVTAWDESSPYAHWRNRAEGQPFFAVFNFTETHESGLFEPYGFRAVETRHYHAGDRDYKWKNFGGSQSKNRLTEDEIPVYLPKDTKFNIPPYLPDTELTRRDMWKLYNNIGEMDNQVGAILKQLEEDGLLDNTIVFFYGDHGGPLPREKRLIYDSGLNTPMIIRFPKKLQAGSKDNQLISFIDFAPTLLSLIGKDAESYMQGQAFLGKYKSDKERIHIHAAADRFDGFTDAIRAVRDKKFKYIRNYRPEQGYYLPVAYREKIPTMQELLRLRDEGKLNEVQMQWFRKNKPKEELFDCEADPHELVNLADKPECQAKLKALSAEMDRWLKAIGDNPSLPEADLVKKLWANSDIQPVTLKPEIAKVDGKISLSCKTEGASIGYKVIDEQGEIPMSWEVYRLPVELPEASKLLVKAHRIGFVPSEIVECK from the coding sequence ATGAAAACTATAAAATTAACCATTGCTTCGCTATGCTTTTTTGTGTTAAGTTGTGGTAAAATTACTAATAATAGCCCTACTTCAGAAACTGTAAAAACTTCACAAAACCTTCCTGAACGCCCAAACATTCTCTGGTTAGTTACCGAAGATATGGGAGCGTATATTGCGCCATTTGGAGATACTACAGTGGCAACACCAAATTTAAGCAGGTTAGCAGACGAGGGCGTGATTTATCCAAATTTATATTCAACTTCAGGTGTTTGTGCGCCAAGTAGAGCAGCCATTGCTACTGGTATGTATCCTTCAAGTATAGGTGCAAACCATATGCGCACTAATTCCTATACAGAAGTTACAGGCTTGCCAAAATATGAAGCAGTACCACCTTCTGAAGTAAAAATGATTAGTGAGTTGCTCAGAAAAGAAGGCTATTATTGTACTAATAACCTAAAAACAGATTATCAATTTAAGCACCCTGTTACGGCTTGGGATGAAAGTAGTCCTTATGCGCATTGGCGTAATAGAGCTGAAGGCCAACCCTTCTTTGCTGTTTTTAATTTTACCGAAACACACGAGTCGGGTTTGTTTGAGCCTTATGGGTTTAGAGCTGTCGAGACAAGGCATTATCATGCAGGAGACAGGGACTATAAATGGAAAAATTTTGGAGGTTCTCAATCTAAAAATAGACTAACCGAGGATGAAATTCCTGTATATCTACCAAAGGATACTAAATTTAATATTCCACCTTATTTGCCTGATACGGAATTGACACGAAGGGATATGTGGAAGCTCTATAATAATATAGGTGAAATGGACAACCAAGTTGGAGCAATCTTAAAACAATTGGAAGAAGATGGACTCTTAGATAATACCATTGTTTTCTTTTATGGCGACCACGGCGGCCCCTTACCAAGAGAAAAGCGATTAATCTACGATTCAGGGTTGAATACACCAATGATTATTAGGTTTCCAAAAAAACTACAAGCAGGAAGCAAAGACAATCAATTAATTAGTTTTATAGATTTTGCACCAACATTACTGTCTCTAATAGGTAAAGATGCTGAATCTTATATGCAAGGTCAAGCATTTTTAGGAAAATACAAGTCTGATAAAGAAAGAATACATATACACGCTGCCGCCGATAGGTTTGATGGTTTTACAGATGCGATTAGAGCAGTACGTGATAAAAAGTTTAAATATATTAGAAATTATAGGCCAGAGCAAGGATATTATTTACCTGTAGCATATAGGGAAAAAATACCAACAATGCAGGAATTACTAAGATTAAGAGATGAAGGGAAATTAAATGAAGTGCAAATGCAATGGTTTAGAAAAAATAAACCAAAAGAGGAGTTGTTTGATTGCGAAGCAGATCCGCATGAACTTGTTAATCTTGCCGATAAGCCAGAGTGTCAAGCAAAGCTTAAAGCCTTAAGCGCAGAGATGGATAGGTGGTTAAAAGCAATAGGTGATAACCCATCACTCCCCGAAGCAGATCTTGTTAAAAAACTTTGGGCCAATAGTGATATACAGCCTGTAACACTAAAACCAGAGATAGCCAAAGTAGACGGAAAAATAAGTTTAAGTTGTAAAACTGAAGGCGCTTCCATAGGTTATAAAGTTATAGATGAGCAGGGGGAAATACCAATGTCTTGGGAAGTATATCGATTACCTGTGGAGCTACCCGAAGCATCAAAATTATTAGTCAAGGCACACCGTATTGGTTTTGTGCCTAGTGAAATCGTAGAATGTAAATAA
- a CDS encoding hybrid sensor histidine kinase/response regulator transcription factor yields MFKSLVSFLFILFCHFGITQNDVYRFTHVTDTDGLSQNSIMAIHQDDLGQIWIGTKDGLNKFDGTEFKVYRHEKDNPNSISNNGIECIEQDSSGVLWIGTAFGLNRFNPKTNTFSPYFLNNNQSGLGNNMIKAVKELSNQEIWVCHFGGVSVYDASKDVFKKISDINVPSSIIETKGGDIFIGSSNGLYRCISKNDGSFLFELLDKTTGLDINDLLESENGNLLVATKDNSIIEYNIQTKTFHPFFLEAELIGKSKNARKLVYDDFGFLWVATYNGIHVVDKQRTINVLLSDDKDPKSLNDNFIKTLFKDNVGTMWVGSYYGGLNLYNNFNNNFVNISQNSFQKGLSFRVVSSIVNYKNLLLFGTEGGGVSILNQDTNITEHITTKNNSELRSDNIKSLCVSSDDNLWIGTFDKGVFVYNLKTKRFIKNALPDNLRKFLNDAGVLKIVQFSDDTILIGTNGKGLVKFNFKKKHFFIYNAKSQPVGLTNSNIKTILIDTSKNIWLGTLRGLNCITPKNEVKKFVISNYSNFKFEINTIYEDVHEDLWIGTFEDGLFKLTNGNLEQVALNVGNDPVNGIRCIIEADDNSFWISTFTQGILKYDFKAKTIEMHFTKKEGLPSNEFNRDAGFRLGDDYYFGGTSGVTVFNENNFVKNNYVPQVVLTDFKIKNQSVSVNDTQNILEKTISFTKEVELLHNQGNFTLSFSIPSFINSRSNSYKYRLKGLETDWVETSINSASYTIQKPGEYTFEVKGVNSDGVTNEIPTTLNIRVKPAPWFTWWAYLIYVLIIGSIIYYVFRVSKSRTALKHALDLEHLEAEQIKNLNTAKLEFFTNISHEFRTPLTLILGPLQQIMNNYKGSSAMYKKLKVIQNNGNHLLQLINRLMDFRKYESNQMALKVANHNIVESLEEVYQSFSDYANSQGYQYSFESPSKEILLYFDKKKLERVFFNLISNAFKYSANSGDIVVRIIDENEKVILQVEDNGVGIPEAYRDKVFERFFELSVLDNKGEDSKKGTGIGLAIAKNIVELHQGKISVTPNIEEQGSIFKVELLKGKSHFKAHEFSQDKSPKEYMVYHKNQLELSNIEIEPNFSSKIRSDKKMSILLVEDNEELRTFMRTVLIEEYNVFEAENGKIGFIKAIQEPIDLIVSDVVMPITTGTELCSLIKNDIRTSHIPVILLTAKSDVIHKIEGLESGANDYISKPFDIQELKLRINNSLMFIKNLKSKLNTHEVFSAEDVKMSSLDETLYKKALDIIESNIGNYDFDIPFFCEELGVSKSVLFTKVKAWTDFTPKQFIQHIRLSHASQFLEQGKMSIGQISTKVGFRDQKYFSRLFKNKFGKTPSEYAQSFLEN; encoded by the coding sequence ATGTTTAAATCGTTAGTTTCATTCCTTTTTATTTTGTTTTGTCATTTTGGGATTACTCAAAATGATGTATACAGATTTACACATGTAACAGATACAGATGGATTGTCGCAAAATTCTATTATGGCAATTCATCAAGATGATTTGGGGCAAATTTGGATTGGTACTAAAGACGGATTAAATAAGTTTGATGGTACAGAATTCAAAGTATATCGTCACGAAAAAGACAATCCAAATTCCATAAGTAATAATGGTATAGAGTGCATTGAGCAAGATAGTTCTGGAGTATTATGGATAGGTACAGCTTTTGGGTTAAATAGGTTTAACCCTAAAACCAATACATTTAGCCCCTATTTTTTAAACAATAACCAATCCGGTCTTGGTAATAATATGATTAAAGCTGTTAAGGAGCTTTCTAATCAGGAAATTTGGGTATGTCATTTTGGTGGAGTTTCAGTTTATGATGCATCAAAAGATGTTTTTAAAAAGATTAGTGACATAAACGTGCCGTCATCAATTATAGAAACTAAAGGTGGTGATATTTTCATTGGAAGTTCAAACGGATTATATCGCTGTATATCTAAAAATGATGGTTCATTTCTGTTTGAACTTTTAGATAAAACAACAGGTTTAGATATAAACGACCTCTTAGAGTCAGAAAATGGAAATTTACTTGTAGCGACCAAAGACAATAGTATTATTGAATACAATATTCAAACTAAAACGTTTCACCCTTTTTTTTTGGAGGCCGAATTAATCGGGAAAAGTAAAAATGCAAGAAAATTAGTTTATGACGATTTTGGGTTCTTATGGGTGGCTACTTATAACGGCATTCATGTTGTAGACAAACAAAGAACAATTAACGTGCTACTTAGCGATGATAAAGATCCAAAATCTTTAAATGATAATTTTATCAAGACCTTGTTTAAGGATAATGTTGGCACTATGTGGGTTGGGTCATATTATGGAGGTTTAAATCTATACAATAATTTTAACAATAATTTTGTTAATATTTCCCAAAACTCCTTTCAAAAAGGCTTAAGTTTTAGGGTAGTAAGCTCAATAGTAAACTACAAAAATCTACTTTTATTTGGAACGGAAGGTGGAGGAGTTTCTATCTTAAATCAAGATACAAACATAACGGAACATATAACAACAAAAAACAATTCAGAGTTAAGAAGTGATAACATAAAATCGTTATGTGTGAGTAGCGATGACAATTTATGGATTGGTACTTTCGATAAAGGTGTATTTGTTTATAACCTTAAAACCAAGCGTTTTATAAAAAATGCTTTACCGGATAATTTAAGAAAGTTTTTAAATGATGCTGGTGTATTGAAAATTGTTCAATTCTCGGATGACACCATTTTGATTGGGACAAATGGCAAAGGCTTGGTTAAATTTAATTTTAAGAAAAAACATTTCTTTATTTATAATGCCAAATCTCAACCTGTAGGGCTTACAAATAGTAACATAAAAACAATATTGATTGACACTTCTAAGAATATTTGGTTGGGCACTTTACGTGGCTTAAACTGTATAACACCTAAAAATGAAGTTAAAAAGTTTGTAATTAGTAACTATTCCAATTTTAAATTTGAGATAAATACTATTTATGAAGACGTTCATGAAGATCTTTGGATTGGAACCTTTGAGGATGGTCTTTTTAAATTAACCAATGGAAATTTAGAACAAGTAGCACTTAATGTTGGTAATGACCCTGTAAATGGTATTCGGTGTATTATTGAAGCCGATGATAACAGTTTTTGGATAAGTACCTTTACTCAAGGAATTTTAAAATATGACTTTAAAGCCAAAACCATTGAAATGCATTTCACAAAAAAAGAAGGCTTGCCAAGTAATGAATTTAATAGAGATGCAGGCTTTCGTTTAGGGGATGATTATTATTTTGGAGGTACTTCGGGGGTAACCGTGTTTAATGAAAATAATTTTGTTAAAAACAACTATGTGCCACAAGTTGTACTAACAGATTTTAAAATAAAAAATCAGTCAGTTTCAGTTAATGATACTCAAAATATACTTGAGAAGACTATTAGTTTTACCAAAGAGGTTGAGTTGTTACACAATCAAGGAAATTTTACTTTATCATTTTCAATTCCAAGTTTTATAAACTCAAGAAGCAACAGTTATAAATACCGACTTAAAGGCTTAGAAACAGATTGGGTTGAAACTTCAATTAATTCTGCATCTTATACCATTCAAAAACCAGGAGAATATACTTTTGAAGTTAAAGGTGTAAATAGTGACGGTGTAACAAATGAAATACCAACTACATTAAACATTAGAGTAAAACCAGCACCTTGGTTTACTTGGTGGGCTTATTTGATATATGTTTTAATTATTGGTTCGATAATTTACTATGTGTTTAGGGTTTCGAAATCCAGAACTGCATTAAAGCATGCTCTGGACTTAGAGCACCTAGAGGCAGAACAAATAAAAAATCTCAATACGGCTAAACTGGAATTTTTCACCAATATTTCGCATGAGTTTAGAACGCCTTTGACATTAATCTTAGGACCGCTACAACAAATTATGAATAACTATAAGGGCAGTAGTGCCATGTATAAAAAACTTAAGGTTATTCAAAATAATGGTAACCATTTGTTGCAGCTTATTAATAGGTTGATGGATTTCAGGAAATATGAAAGTAATCAAATGGCCTTGAAGGTGGCTAATCATAATATTGTTGAATCTTTAGAGGAAGTGTATCAGTCTTTTTCAGATTATGCCAATAGCCAAGGGTATCAGTATAGTTTTGAGTCACCTTCAAAAGAAATATTACTTTATTTTGATAAGAAAAAATTAGAACGTGTTTTTTTTAATTTGATTTCTAATGCGTTCAAATATTCTGCAAATTCTGGTGATATTGTTGTTAGAATTATCGATGAAAATGAAAAAGTAATACTTCAAGTTGAAGATAATGGTGTGGGTATTCCTGAGGCTTATAGAGATAAGGTTTTTGAACGGTTTTTTGAATTATCTGTTCTAGATAACAAAGGTGAAGACTCTAAAAAAGGAACAGGGATTGGTTTGGCTATTGCAAAAAACATAGTGGAGCTCCATCAAGGAAAAATAAGTGTAACACCTAATATTGAGGAGCAAGGTTCTATTTTCAAAGTTGAACTACTAAAAGGAAAGTCCCACTTCAAAGCACACGAGTTTTCTCAGGATAAGTCACCAAAAGAATATATGGTTTATCACAAGAACCAATTAGAATTGTCTAATATTGAAATTGAACCTAACTTTTCCTCTAAAATTCGTTCCGATAAAAAAATGTCAATTCTATTGGTAGAAGATAACGAGGAGCTTAGAACGTTTATGCGTACTGTTTTAATTGAAGAGTACAATGTTTTTGAGGCAGAAAATGGTAAAATAGGGTTTATAAAGGCAATACAAGAACCAATAGATTTAATTGTGAGCGATGTCGTAATGCCAATTACCACGGGAACCGAGCTGTGTAGTTTGATTAAGAATGATATTAGAACAAGCCATATTCCGGTTATTTTATTAACAGCAAAATCAGATGTAATACATAAAATAGAAGGATTAGAAAGTGGTGCCAACGACTACATTAGTAAACCGTTTGATATTCAGGAATTAAAGTTGCGTATTAACAATTCCTTGATGTTTATAAAAAATCTAAAATCCAAACTAAATACACACGAGGTATTTAGTGCCGAGGACGTAAAAATGTCATCTCTTGATGAAACCCTGTACAAAAAAGCACTAGATATAATAGAAAGTAATATTGGTAATTATGATTTTGATATTCCGTTCTTTTGTGAAGAATTGGGAGTAAGTAAATCAGTATTATTTACAAAAGTTAAAGCATGGACAGATTTTACACCCAAACAATTTATTCAGCATATTAGACTATCACATGCATCCCAATTTCTAGAGCAAGGTAAAATGAGTATTGGGCAAATAAGTACAAAGGTGGGGTTTAGAGATCAAAAATATTTTTCTCGTTTATTTAAAAATAAATTTGGAAAAACGCCAAGTGAGTATGCGCAGTCCTTTTTAGAGAATTAA
- a CDS encoding glycoside hydrolase family 105 protein codes for MNKTILTLFAVVLLFNCSTAQKATEVKPIDKASVKSAMIKALEWQETHPIFAISPTDWTAGAYYVGVTRAHKATNDMMYMAALKNQGYWNNWQTYKRLHHADDVAISYSYIYIDMKGGRRNFVDLEPTKKFLDAHLYDDDNWKAGTDKSKMGKTILWWWCDALFMAPPVLNLYAKHTKQPKYLDEMHKFYMQTYNQLYDEEEQLFARDMRFVWQGNEDDTKEPNGKKVFWSRGNGWVIAGLALILDDMPTDYEHRPFYEKLYKEMAEKMLEIQPEDGLWRTSLLCPESYDHGEVSGSGFHTFALAWGINNGLVDKKHIPAVEKAWHALKACQHEDGRVGWVQNIGAFPEPASADSWQNFGTGAFLMAGSEILKLK; via the coding sequence ATGAATAAGACAATTTTAACCCTTTTTGCAGTTGTACTGCTTTTTAATTGCTCTACAGCACAAAAAGCAACAGAAGTAAAGCCTATAGATAAGGCAAGTGTAAAATCAGCCATGATTAAAGCTTTAGAATGGCAAGAAACACATCCAATATTTGCTATTTCACCAACAGATTGGACAGCTGGAGCCTATTATGTTGGAGTAACAAGAGCTCACAAAGCAACCAATGATATGATGTATATGGCGGCTTTAAAAAATCAAGGGTATTGGAACAATTGGCAAACCTATAAGCGTTTACACCATGCAGATGATGTAGCTATTTCATACAGTTACATATACATAGACATGAAAGGGGGCAGGAGAAATTTCGTTGATTTAGAACCAACCAAAAAGTTTTTAGATGCGCATCTTTATGATGATGACAATTGGAAGGCAGGAACAGACAAAAGTAAAATGGGTAAAACCATTTTGTGGTGGTGGTGCGATGCGTTATTCATGGCGCCTCCTGTTTTGAATTTGTACGCAAAACATACCAAACAGCCTAAGTATCTAGATGAAATGCACAAGTTTTATATGCAAACCTACAACCAGTTATATGATGAAGAAGAGCAGCTTTTTGCTAGGGACATGCGTTTTGTATGGCAAGGTAACGAAGATGATACAAAAGAGCCTAATGGAAAAAAAGTGTTTTGGTCTAGAGGTAACGGATGGGTTATTGCAGGATTAGCATTGATTTTAGATGATATGCCTACAGATTATGAACACAGACCGTTCTATGAAAAATTATATAAGGAAATGGCTGAAAAAATGTTAGAAATTCAACCGGAAGATGGTTTATGGCGTACAAGTTTGTTGTGCCCAGAATCTTATGACCACGGAGAGGTTAGTGGTAGTGGATTCCATACATTTGCTTTGGCTTGGGGAATAAACAATGGTTTAGTTGATAAGAAACATATTCCTGCAGTAGAAAAAGCATGGCATGCTTTAAAAGCTTGTCAGCATGAAGATGGTCGTGTAGGTTGGGTACAAAATATTGGAGCGTTTCCAGAACCTGCATCTGCAGATAGCTGGCAGAATTTTGGTACAGGTGCCTTTTTAATGGCTGGAAGTGAGATTTTGAAATTAAAGTAA
- a CDS encoding T9SS type A sorting domain-containing protein: MKNFTFKFTLLILFAAVFQIQAQIQDGNYTIKNKETGKYLSTGGADLAASTGTAEGWRYETSSSLNGDKTTFAFTALDQNGTFEVLGSRGLMKIFISGGNTGALGQVSGSTPANDRRAIFVQVSGNDYRFHLNNIYVRENETDQTINSNNVGTITAVALDSNDDRQIWTIEAAVLSNDDFNLSSVFISNPINNLIQIKGLSADISKVEVFNLVGKSLITMETQGRSSLELDATALSSGVYLVKLYGAQSFGTKKIVKR; the protein is encoded by the coding sequence ATGAAAAATTTTACTTTTAAATTTACACTATTAATTCTTTTTGCAGCTGTTTTTCAGATACAAGCTCAGATTCAAGATGGTAATTATACTATAAAAAATAAAGAAACTGGTAAATACCTCTCCACAGGAGGTGCTGACTTGGCAGCCAGTACGGGAACTGCCGAAGGTTGGCGGTATGAAACTAGTTCAAGTTTAAATGGGGATAAGACTACATTTGCATTTACAGCTTTAGATCAAAATGGTACGTTCGAAGTATTAGGGTCAAGAGGTTTAATGAAAATTTTTATATCGGGTGGTAATACGGGGGCTCTTGGACAAGTTAGTGGCTCTACTCCTGCTAATGATAGAAGAGCAATTTTTGTTCAAGTTAGCGGTAATGATTATCGTTTTCATCTTAATAACATTTATGTTCGCGAGAATGAAACTGATCAAACTATAAATTCAAATAATGTAGGTACTATCACGGCTGTTGCACTTGATTCAAATGACGACAGACAAATTTGGACTATAGAAGCTGCAGTGTTAAGTAACGATGACTTTAATTTAAGTTCTGTATTTATTTCTAATCCAATAAATAATCTTATTCAAATTAAAGGTCTTTCTGCTGATATTAGCAAAGTAGAGGTTTTCAATTTAGTAGGTAAATCCCTTATCACTATGGAAACTCAAGGACGTTCCTCTTTAGAATTAGATGCTACAGCACTTTCAAGTGGTGTTTATCTAGTAAAACTATATGGGGCACAATCCTTTGGTACCAAAAAGATTGTAAAGAGATAA
- a CDS encoding glycoside hydrolase family 2 TIM barrel-domain containing protein, with protein sequence MKQLLSLLLIITSISQYAQQVRHIETTNEAWVFHKGSLEKPFDNNEHITWENVTIPHSWNTADILDDENGYYRGEAWYKKTITVPQIYENQQVFLLFEAANQVASLFVNGEAVGEDHIGGYTTFARDITSALKIGKNEIVVRVDNAHDDEIVPQSADFSFYGGIYRDVQLIITKPVHFEVANLGANAIFIRTPEVSETSAKLTVQSKLVRPKKGAYYVRQSLFDADNNQVKQVKSRAIFGKDVRSEFSVTNPNLWSPKTPYLYKLVSEIVDKKGNIYDRIENVVGFRWFSFDANKGFFINGKPTKLIGTCRHQDFLGKANAVSDEIHRNDMRLLKEMGSNFLRIAHYPQDPAILEMCNKLGLVATLEIPFVNKAAANETGKQNTIKMLKEAIRFNYNHPAIVAWNLGNETTMKAPNSFGEEYTKHFVSTHEALAKTIKEEDKTRYSYSVFFREPAYQDRLGIRFTDLVGYNKYYGWYVEELEDIDKNLRNLVARSLELNPDKPFILSEYGGGADPRLRSYNPTRFDFSVDYQFLLHKYYMKTILEMPEISGANVWNYADFQVEHRKDAVPHINNKGLVSATRKKKDVYYLYQAILKETPFLAIASKSWNKRSGIADVKGGAYATQPLTIVGNGNDVELFLNGISLGKKVFEFSTVTFDVPFIDGQNLIEVISKKDGKLLKDIVFIDFNLIPRDLKSNINKFEEVAVNVGSHCYFIETDNMDYLWMPDKVYEKGGFGYIGGDFLKHPSERRNAIGTDVSVKGTENDPIYQTQRIGIEGYKFDVPNGTYELTLLLAELKTKDLNVMDVKANGKLIWKDINLKKSYGNDRGVAKRFLISVEDDKGITIEFEAKKGTTRLSGIKLRKVN encoded by the coding sequence ATGAAACAATTACTATCGTTATTATTAATAATAACTTCTATTTCACAATATGCACAACAAGTAAGACATATTGAAACTACTAATGAAGCATGGGTATTTCATAAAGGTAGTTTAGAAAAGCCTTTTGATAATAACGAACATATTACTTGGGAAAACGTCACTATTCCACACTCTTGGAATACAGCGGATATTTTAGATGATGAGAATGGGTATTACAGAGGAGAGGCTTGGTATAAAAAAACAATTACTGTTCCTCAGATTTACGAAAATCAGCAAGTATTTTTATTGTTTGAGGCTGCAAATCAAGTTGCTTCACTTTTTGTTAATGGAGAGGCCGTAGGTGAAGATCACATTGGTGGATACACAACATTTGCAAGAGATATTACCTCAGCCCTGAAAATAGGAAAAAATGAAATAGTGGTTAGAGTAGATAATGCACATGATGATGAGATTGTTCCACAATCTGCAGATTTTTCGTTTTATGGCGGTATTTATAGAGATGTTCAACTAATAATTACCAAACCAGTACATTTTGAAGTTGCTAATCTAGGAGCCAATGCCATTTTTATAAGGACTCCAGAGGTTTCTGAAACTTCAGCTAAATTAACTGTACAATCAAAATTAGTAAGACCTAAAAAAGGAGCTTATTATGTAAGGCAATCGTTGTTTGATGCAGATAATAACCAGGTGAAACAAGTAAAAAGTAGAGCTATATTTGGAAAAGATGTACGGAGTGAATTTTCGGTTACAAACCCTAATTTATGGTCTCCAAAAACCCCTTATTTGTACAAATTAGTTTCAGAAATCGTTGATAAAAAAGGAAATATTTACGACAGGATTGAGAACGTTGTTGGCTTTAGGTGGTTTAGTTTCGATGCCAATAAAGGTTTTTTCATTAATGGTAAACCAACAAAATTAATAGGTACTTGTCGTCATCAAGATTTTTTAGGAAAAGCCAACGCGGTGAGTGACGAAATACATCGTAATGACATGAGGCTGTTAAAGGAAATGGGGTCCAATTTTTTACGTATTGCCCATTACCCACAGGATCCAGCAATTTTAGAAATGTGTAACAAATTAGGTTTAGTAGCCACATTAGAAATTCCTTTTGTAAACAAAGCTGCAGCTAATGAAACGGGTAAGCAAAATACCATTAAAATGTTAAAAGAGGCAATTCGTTTCAATTATAATCACCCCGCTATTGTTGCTTGGAATTTAGGAAACGAAACGACCATGAAAGCGCCTAACTCATTTGGGGAAGAGTATACCAAACATTTTGTAAGCACTCACGAAGCACTCGCTAAAACCATAAAAGAAGAAGATAAAACCCGTTATTCTTACTCTGTATTTTTTAGAGAACCAGCATATCAAGACAGATTAGGTATCCGTTTTACAGATTTGGTTGGCTATAACAAATATTACGGTTGGTATGTTGAAGAGTTAGAGGACATTGATAAAAACTTAAGGAACTTGGTAGCCCGATCATTAGAATTGAATCCCGATAAGCCTTTTATTTTAAGTGAGTATGGCGGAGGTGCTGATCCAAGATTACGTTCTTATAATCCCACACGATTTGATTTTAGTGTAGATTATCAGTTTTTGTTGCACAAATACTATATGAAAACCATTTTGGAAATGCCTGAAATTTCGGGTGCTAACGTATGGAATTATGCAGATTTTCAGGTAGAACATCGCAAAGATGCTGTGCCGCACATAAACAATAAAGGTTTGGTTTCAGCTACCAGAAAGAAAAAAGACGTCTATTATTTGTACCAAGCCATATTGAAAGAAACACCATTTTTAGCCATAGCATCTAAATCTTGGAATAAAAGATCTGGTATTGCAGATGTTAAAGGCGGAGCTTATGCCACACAGCCATTAACCATAGTTGGTAATGGGAATGATGTTGAATTATTTTTAAACGGGATATCGTTAGGAAAAAAAGTTTTTGAATTTTCAACAGTAACTTTTGATGTGCCTTTTATTGATGGACAAAATTTAATTGAAGTAATCAGTAAAAAAGATGGCAAACTTTTAAAGGATATTGTGTTTATAGATTTTAACCTAATACCTAGAGATTTAAAGAGTAATATAAATAAGTTTGAAGAAGTAGCTGTTAATGTAGGTTCTCATTGTTACTTTATAGAAACAGACAATATGGATTATTTGTGGATGCCAGACAAAGTATACGAAAAAGGAGGTTTTGGTTACATTGGGGGAGATTTTTTAAAACACCCAAGTGAAAGAAGAAATGCTATTGGTACAGATGTTAGTGTTAAAGGAACTGAAAACGATCCTATATACCAAACCCAGCGTATAGGGATTGAGGGTTATAAATTTGATGTCCCTAATGGCACATATGAGTTAACTTTATTATTAGCAGAACTAAAAACAAAGGATTTAAATGTAATGGATGTTAAAGCAAATGGGAAATTAATTTGGAAAGACATCAATCTAAAAAAATCTTATGGAAATGACAGAGGTGTAGCCAAACGTTTTTTAATATCTGTTGAAGATGATAAAGGAATAACGATAGAATTTGAAGCCAAAAAGGGAACAACTAGGCTGAGTGGGATAAAACTCAGAAAAGTAAATTAA